In Anaerococcus prevotii DSM 20548, the genomic window ATATCTAATTCTTTTATAGCTTTGTTTATCTCTGCTTCAAGGATTTTACTTTTATTCTTACGGATTTCACTTAATTGTAAGGAATAATCTGACAAGTCCTTATTTATTTTAGACCTATCTCTGTCAATGGTAGTTCTCAATCCCTCAATCTCGTTAAGTTCTTTTATTCTTTCTTTAATATTATCATAGTAGCCTTTAATGTCTTCAATAGTAGATCCATACTTTCTCTTTAGACTAAAGAGGGTCTGATTGATCATATCCAATTCATACATTCTCTCTGGATCTTGCTCTAGAGAAGATTCATATGAATCTATATCTTGATAAGCATCATTTATTAGTTCTGATATATTGATAAGGCTCTTATAGATATCTTCAATCTTCTCGTCAACTGAAGTATAAGAAGAAATCTCAGAAATACACTCGTTTATTAAGCTTGTCATAGATACTTGACCAAATTCGCTCGAATCGATATATTCTTTAATCTTATTGGAAGAGTTCATGATAGATGAAATATTGTTGAGCTTTTGATACTCTCTATCTAGACTTTCCTCATCCAGATTAAATATATCGACTTCTTCAATTTCATTTATCTGATAGTTGATCAAATCTCTTTCTCTAGTAATTTCTTCTTCAGATAAATCTAGCTTATTAAACTTATCTAATAATTCTAATCGCTGTTTATATAGTTTACTTAAGTTATCCCTAATATCTTTGCTTTCAGCATCATTAGTAAAATTATCAATCAAATCAATATAATTTGCGCTGTTCATAAAAGAATTACTATCGCCCTGCTTGTAGATATCCATTAAGATATGAGAAATATCCTTTAAACTATTGAGATTTGTAATCCTCCCATTCACCCTTATACTAGATGATTTTTTGCTAATAGTTCTTGTTATTA contains:
- the recN gene encoding DNA repair protein RecN — its product is MLLELFIDNFVIIKRNHIYFEEGFNVLTGETGSGKSLILQAINLCLGARADKDSIGRFADKTIIEGVFEVNSEIKAILCDMDVSFDDNKLIITRTISKKSSSIRVNGRITNLNSLKDISHILMDIYKQGDSNSFMNSANYIDLIDNFTNDAESKDIRDNLSKLYKQRLELLDKFNKLDLSEEEITRERDLINYQINEIEEVDIFNLDEESLDREYQKLNNISSIMNSSNKIKEYIDSSEFGQVSMTSLINECISEISSYTSVDEKIEDIYKSLINISELINDAYQDIDSYESSLEQDPERMYELDMINQTLFSLKRKYGSTIEDIKGYYDNIKERIKELNEIEGLRTTIDRDRSKINKDLSDYSLQLSEIRKNKSKILEAEINKAIKELDIKNGKFKIDIERKESLGSNGFDDIDFLISTNKGDSLKPLSKTASGGELSRIMLAFKEVFSDADTVDTLIFDEIDTGISGRTAQVVGEKILDLSKKRQIIAISHLPQIASLANNHILIKKEDIEDFTISRTEKLSNGDRSLEIARMISGVDITATSKKSAEEMLQMAEDLRNE